The DNA window CGGGAAGATGGCCAACCTGGCGCTGGAGATGGTGGCTATGGGCCTGAGCCTGCTGGGCCTGATCGGGGCGTCGGCGAGCACAGGGATGCCCATGTGGAAGGTGACGGCCTTCATCGGGGAGAACATCATCGTCATGGAGACGCGCTGGGAGGGCCTGTGGATGAATTGCTACCGGCAGGCCAACATCCGGATGCAGTGCAAGGTGTACGACTCACTGCTCTACCTGCCGCCCGATCTGCAGGCAGCTCGCGGACTCATGTGCTGCTCCTTGGCGCTGGCGGGCCTCGGCATCCTGCTGGCCATCACCGGCATGCGCTGCACCTCCTGCATCAGGGGCAACTCCAGTGCCAAGCGGGTGATGCTAATAGTCGCCGGCAGCATGATCCTGGCCGCCTGCCTGTGCGTCCTCATCCCCGTCTCCTGGACGGCCCACGTCATCATCCAGGACTTCTACAACCCGCTGCTGATCAACGCTCAGCGCCGCGAGCTGGGGGACGCCTTGTACATTGGCTGGGTCTCCTCCGCCGTGCTCTTCGCCGGAGGCTGCATCTTCACCTGCTGCAGCATCTCTCGGGACAAAGACGCCCCCGATGAGCGGACGTACCCCCGCAGCGGCGCCCTCCTGATGTACCCACCGCAGGTCCTGCAGCCGCACCCCTTGAGCTACAGCTACCTCTCCCGCCAGCCTTCCCTGCAGCCCTCGTTCCACCCGGCCATGCAGCCTCCCATCCATCCCGCCATCCAGCTGTCCAGGCACCCGTCCAGCGTGCACAGCGGCATGGCTTACCTCTGACATCATCGGCACTGGCCTGACCCCGAGTCCGGCGGAGATCGGAGTCCGACAGCGGCGTCACGCTCCTCTCAGGTGGGGGCAGATCTCTCCACCAGCCCGTCCGGCAGGATCAGATGGGGCCCCGGCAGCCCCAGGCCCGCCTCTGCAAGATCCAGTGCCGAGAGGATCACCTAAATGCAGTGGACTGTGAGGGACATTCAGAAGGATAAGTATCAGCAATATATGAGATGAGTGAAATTAAAATGAGCACAGTGACGAACATCCTTTAATTAATTCTGTTCTAGAGATAATCAACAGATTGCAAATTACAGCGTATCGAGCAATAATTAATATCATGTTCATTAAAAAAGTATATTTTGTATCCTAATGTTCCAATGCAGTAGAAGATGTCTTTAGCATTGTCTTCTGAATAAGACGTGAATATTGGTCGGTTTTTCAGAGATGATCAACACAAGCATCCATTTTCCAGGGACGTGCTCTTGTCTCTCCTTCTCTCGCTTGTGAAATTTATCACCCGTGACAATGAATGCTTTGCTCTTACTGTGGACATCGGGTTCTTTTTCTGTGTAAAGAGAGTTTTAACGTGTCTCTTTACGGACGGCAAAACGGAGAGCGTCATAACCTGGGGCTGTGCCTCTCAGGCCACTGACGGCGCTCTGTTTAGGACCGACACGCCGACACGCAAGCAAGGACTCGAAAATCATACCCCCCGCTCTTTTGGAAATAGTTTCTTGTCCTTTGTCAGTAGGGTAGCAGAGAACGTAATAACCGGGGCACCTGTGCTCCCTGAAAGCCGCCTGACTGGCCCCATGCCCGAAACCCCTCCGTGTGACTCGATGGGCTCTGTCATTCGCGAGAGTGGCCTGTCACGTTCATCAAGCCGATGCCCACTGGACAGAAGACGGCAGGAGCTCTGGCTTAGTGTCAGATTGTAGCTTTGCTGAATTAAAAATCTGCTCTAAATAAAACTCAGTGAAGTAAGGGCTTTGAACAGCTTCTTTTTGAAGGGTCATTTACAGGCTGTTACCGGGTTAAGAACATCCGACTTACCAACTCGTACTAACACACAGACTACCATAAAGCCTATCATATTCAAAATTTACTTCATAGTAACGAATGCACACACTACTTCCTGAAGCCCGTGAAAACATTGTGCAGCTTCAGCAGTTCAT is part of the Paramormyrops kingsleyae isolate MSU_618 chromosome 17, PKINGS_0.4, whole genome shotgun sequence genome and encodes:
- the LOC111851283 gene encoding claudin-4-like codes for the protein MANLALEMVAMGLSLLGLIGASASTGMPMWKVTAFIGENIIVMETRWEGLWMNCYRQANIRMQCKVYDSLLYLPPDLQAARGLMCCSLALAGLGILLAITGMRCTSCIRGNSSAKRVMLIVAGSMILAACLCVLIPVSWTAHVIIQDFYNPLLINAQRRELGDALYIGWVSSAVLFAGGCIFTCCSISRDKDAPDERTYPRSGALLMYPPQVLQPHPLSYSYLSRQPSLQPSFHPAMQPPIHPAIQLSRHPSSVHSGMAYL